The Miscanthus floridulus cultivar M001 chromosome 17, ASM1932011v1, whole genome shotgun sequence genome has a window encoding:
- the LOC136515245 gene encoding CASP-like protein 4U1, translating to MSGSQPSASLYPPASSPSLSAPPRPSSPPPSTSLAVPMTSGAIVAHSAGASAPVVLLSQEQTSVAIAGLSHNMAAMQTSMEEVRGVLQELLHAQRSPPQPPLPHLFPMPPPPPSLAAPTPTLAITYPYGMPPPSSNHPPPRTSSVPIHQIQFPPSPSPIPTWAMATSAPIYTSTTPQPSFPYSASTAAPAFHAAPSVFGVLYGGMDGNLIPAASLTATVAGGSASADAAAAAAAAAGADAVSDRLPPKFYKLEFATYDGSEDPLN from the coding sequence atgtcAGGTTCCCAGCCCTCGGCCTCGCTTTACCCACCCGCGTCCTCCCCTTCGCTGTCCGCGCCGCCGCGCCCATCATCGCCGCCGCCCTCCACCTCGCTCGCTGTCCCCATGACCTCTGGGGCGATCGTCGCCCACTCAGCGGGCGCGAGCGCTCCCGTCGTTCTCCTGTCCCAGGAACAGACCTCGGTGGCCATTGCCGGGCTGAGCCACAACATGGCGGCCATGCAGACCTCCATGGAGGAGGTGCGGGGCGTCCTCCAGGAACTGCTCCACGCCCAGCGATCACCACCACAGCCGCCGCTTCCGCACCTTTTCCccatgccgccgccacctccgtccCTAGCCGCGCCAACGCCCACCCTCGCAATCACGTACCCGTATGgcatgccgccgccgtcgtccaacCACCCTCCGCCCCGCACGTCATCTGTTCCCATCCACCAAATCCAATTCCCTCCCTCGCCGTCCCCGATCCCGACGTGGGCGATGGCCACGTCGGCCCCGATCTATACGTCCACGACGCCGCAGCCGTCCTTTCCATACTCAGCCAGCACAGCTGCGCCGGCGTTCCACGCCGCCCCGTCGGTCTTCGGCGTCCTCTACGGCGGCATGGACGGTAATCTCATCCCGGCGGCGTCCCTGACAGCAACCGTCGCTGGAGGGTCTGCCTCGGCCGACGCAGCAGCGGCAGCTGCGGCCGCTGCCGGTGCTGACGCCGTTTCCGACCGGCTACCGCCGAAGTTCTACAAGCTGGAGTTCGCCACATATGACGGCTCTGAGGACCCGCTGAACTAG